One part of the Candidatus Neomarinimicrobiota bacterium genome encodes these proteins:
- a CDS encoding carbamoyltransferase has product MYILGVSCWYHDAASALLRNGEVVAASEEERFTRIKHDYEFPINSINFCLEKAGIQPQDIDYIVFYDKPFIKFERILTSIINHIPRSLAVFREAVPIWLKEKLHFHNKIKKLLRIKPNKVLFCNHHLSHAASAFYLSPFEESTIITIDGVGEWATATIGFGKENKINILYEMHFPHSIGLLYSTFTAFLGFRVNNGEYKVMGMAPYGKPKYVDKIKKIVTINNDGSIELNLDYFSFPYSTKKAFTDKFIQIFGEPRKLESFFFTKDSDFPAYYGDKPRDFEKSAIENQYYADIAASIQKVLEEIIVKLANYAYSITGCKNICYAGGVALNSKANYYLQKDTPFEEIFIQPAATDAGGALGAALWCWHEVLGNKNKKIMESAYLGKSFSQNEIKKAILKSGLKYRELNEDRLINITVENLINNKVVGWYQGRTEWGPRALGNRSILANSTNKEMKNIVNIKVKLREPFRPFAPSVLSEDIFSYFEVNKEIYPQRFMLVTYPVKKEYKDKIEAVIHVDGTSRIQSVYSDHNPLYYNLIKKFKENTGIGCILNTSFNLKGEPIVNSPWDAINTFMKSGIDILILGNFLVEKNG; this is encoded by the coding sequence ATGTATATATTAGGCGTTTCCTGCTGGTATCATGATGCTGCATCTGCTCTACTTAGAAATGGTGAGGTTGTTGCCGCCAGCGAAGAGGAAAGATTTACACGAATCAAACATGACTATGAGTTTCCAATAAATTCCATAAACTTCTGCCTTGAAAAAGCCGGGATTCAACCACAGGACATCGATTATATAGTTTTTTATGATAAACCCTTTATTAAATTTGAGAGAATCCTAACTTCTATAATTAATCACATACCCAGGTCTCTTGCTGTATTTCGAGAGGCTGTACCGATATGGTTAAAAGAGAAGCTACATTTTCATAACAAAATAAAAAAACTATTAAGAATAAAGCCTAACAAGGTCTTATTCTGTAATCATCATCTTTCTCATGCAGCCAGTGCTTTTTATTTATCACCATTTGAAGAATCTACCATAATTACTATTGATGGAGTTGGGGAATGGGCAACCGCAACCATTGGGTTCGGTAAAGAAAATAAAATCAACATTTTATATGAAATGCATTTTCCACATTCTATTGGACTTTTGTACTCAACCTTTACAGCATTTCTTGGTTTCAGAGTAAATAATGGCGAGTATAAAGTGATGGGGATGGCTCCTTATGGTAAACCAAAGTACGTGGACAAAATAAAAAAGATCGTAACTATAAATAACGATGGAAGTATAGAACTCAACCTTGATTATTTTTCCTTTCCTTACTCAACAAAAAAAGCCTTTACTGATAAATTTATACAAATTTTTGGGGAACCCAGAAAACTAGAATCGTTCTTTTTTACAAAAGACTCCGATTTTCCTGCTTATTACGGAGACAAACCAAGGGATTTTGAAAAGTCAGCGATAGAGAATCAATATTATGCAGACATCGCCGCATCAATTCAGAAAGTTTTAGAAGAAATAATTGTCAAACTTGCAAATTATGCTTATTCTATTACGGGATGTAAAAATATATGTTACGCAGGGGGAGTTGCACTAAACAGTAAAGCAAACTATTATCTGCAAAAAGATACACCATTCGAGGAAATATTTATTCAGCCAGCAGCTACCGATGCCGGGGGTGCTCTTGGAGCCGCCCTCTGGTGCTGGCACGAAGTCCTCGGCAATAAAAATAAAAAAATAATGGAAAGTGCATATCTGGGAAAATCTTTCAGCCAGAATGAGATAAAAAAAGCAATCCTCAAATCAGGATTGAAATATCGTGAGCTAAACGAAGATAGATTAATTAATATCACCGTTGAAAATTTAATTAACAATAAAGTAGTTGGCTGGTACCAGGGCAGGACGGAATGGGGACCTCGAGCTCTGGGAAATAGAAGTATTTTAGCTAATTCAACAAATAAAGAAATGAAGAATATTGTAAATATAAAAGTGAAATTGCGCGAACCTTTCCGCCCCTTTGCTCCCTCAGTTCTGAGTGAAGATATTTTCTCTTACTTTGAAGTAAATAAAGAAATTTATCCTCAAAGATTTATGCTGGTTACATATCCAGTAAAAAAAGAATATAAGGATAAAATAGAGGCAGTTATCCATGTTGATGGTACCTCAAGAATTCAATCTGTATACAGTGACCATAATCCGCTTTATTATAACCTTATTAAAAAGTTCAAAGAGAATACAGGAATTGGATGTATTCTTAATACTTCTTTCAATCTAAAGGGAGAACCAATAGTTAATTCGCCTTGGGATGCGATTAATACTTTTATGAAATCCGGAATAGATATACTGATATTGGGAAATTTTCTTGTTGAAAAAAATGGTTAG